The Camelina sativa cultivar DH55 chromosome 14, Cs, whole genome shotgun sequence genome includes a window with the following:
- the LOC104739469 gene encoding putative GPI-anchor transamidase yields the protein MKFLILVMLLCYSFAFSSGDTTIHTNNWAVLVCTSRFWFNYRHMANTLSLYRTVKRLGIPDERIILMLADDMACNARNEYPAQVFNNENHKLNLYGDNVEVDYRGYEVTVENFLRVLTGRHENAVPRSKRLLSDEGSHILLYMTGHGGDEFLKFQDAEELQSHDLADAVKQMKEKRRFKELMIMVDTCQAATLFNQLQSPGVLAIGSSLKGENSYSHHLDSDVGVSVVDRFTYYTLAFFERLNIYDNASLNSLFRSYDPKLLMSTAYYRTDLYQPHLAEVPVTNFFGSVMETIHTDSVYKAFSSKTSNNKINSEMPVNQLSEHDELQKANIPNDELKTEKQKCPYTQMRVDLHEKLEKFENVDTVVNLGIAVMVFVVMISSSLL from the exons ATGAAGTTTCTTATACTCGTAATGCTTCTCTGCTACTCGTTCGCCTTCTCTTCTGGGGATACGACTATTCACACGAACAACTGGGCTGTCTTGGTCTGCACTTCTCGCTTCTG GTTTAACTACCGCCACATGGCCAATACTCTGTCCCTCTATAG GACAGTCAAGAGACTTGGAATACCAGATGAGAGGATTATTCTGATGCTGGCAGATGATATGGCCTGTAATGCTAGAAATGAATATCCTGCTCAAGTTTTTAACAATGAAAACCACAAACTTAACCTGTATGGAGATAACGTTG AGGTAGATTATCGTGGGTATGAGGTAACAGTTGAAAACTTTTTACGGGTTTTGACTGGGCGTCATGAGAATGCTGTTCCAAGGTCAAAGCGTCTTCTCAGTGATGAGGGTAGCCATATTCTGCTGTACATGACTGGGCATGGAGGTGATGAGTTTCTAAAGTTTCAAGATGCAGAAGAACTCCAAAGTCACGATTTAGCAGATGCTGTTAAACAAATGAAAGAGAAGCGTAG ATTCAAGGAGCTGATGATAATGGTTGACACTTGCCAAGCTGCCACTCTCTTTAATCAG CTTCAGTCTCCTGGTGTTTTGGCTATTGGTAGCAGTCTGAAAGGAGAGAACTCATATTCCCATCACCTGGACTCAGAT GTTGGTGTATCTGTTGTTGATCGGTTTACATATTACACTCTTGCATTCTTTGAGAGGCTCAATATTTATGACAATGCATCACTTAACAG TTTATTTAGGTCCTACGATCCGAAACTGCTAATGTCTACTGCCTACTACCGGACTGATCTTTACCAACCACATCTGGCGGAG GTGCCGGTCACAAATTTCTTCGGTTCAGTTATGGAGACTATTCATACTGATTCAGTTTACAAAGCTTTCTCAAGTAAAACGTCCAATAATAAGATCAATTCTGAGATGCCAGTCAATCAACTTTCTGAGCACGATGAGCTTCAGAAGGCAAACATCCCAAACGATGAGTTGAAAACTGAG AAGCAAAAATGCCCATATACACAAATGCGGGTAGACTTGCACGAGAAACTGGAGAAGTTTGAAAATGTTGATACTGTGGTTAACCTCGGCATAGCGGTGATGGTTTTCGTTGTAATGATCTCATCATCTTTGCTATGA
- the LOC104739470 gene encoding uncharacterized protein LOC104739470 isoform X1 produces MANLVPGVLLKLLQHMNTDVKIAGEHRSSLLQVVSIVPALAGGELFPNQGFYLRVSDSSHATYVSLPDEHDDLILSDKIQLGQFIHVDRVESSSPVPILRGVRPVPGRHPCVGDPEDIVATHSLGFLSDDKVIDNGGAAANSKPKERVKAPVMKGVVSNGSGSDGERLVGNRLSVSISRDESSSEGKKPSSALFRAKSAKSGLSLDVKKESLGKLKTSSGSKSIPSSPTSCYSLPNSFAKFANGIKQQQNVKPKVLEKGSLRMGLADKGRSLLKPESPSVGKKLPMIKNFVQGIEFGAKALRKSWEGNLDIRSSDRSKSTLSRRDITPDSRNLTAARKSTSSEKLPSKQERANIFARSSKEQNKMQPTKKVETTGILDTKDKTSRPKSKSVEKKSIAENGLPGNLVKVPVNGKRLAAGDIQWSSLPSSLSRMGQEVLRHRDAAQGVAIEAMQEASASESLLQCLIMYSDLMSTAKEDDPLPVVEQFLKLHSGLKNVQIVTESLSRLICPMSSPENEENKSEEAVKAASEKQKLAASWVQAALVTNLSPFSVYSSKPAKLAASKSKPVIILESPGSNSSGKPRGSVQNKPTIGSKLVAQGMIRKHRENSSSQKATSVAGSESPPLNWVKGNGLNEATDLAEKLQMVSQDWFLGFVERFLDADVITSSNLNLSDNGQIAGMLSQLKSVNDWLDEIGSKEDEEGLKEVSKETIDRLRKKIYEYLLTHVESAAAALGGGGGSVSSPRPKPIETKAKR; encoded by the exons ATGGCGAATCTAGTCCCTGGTGTTTTGCTCAAGCTTCTCCAGCATATGAACACCGACGTCAAAATCGCCGGCGAACACAGGTCCTCTCTATTACAAGTCGTCAGTATCGTGCCCGCCTTAGCCGGTGGGGAGCTTTTCCCTAACCAGGGCTTTTACCTCAGAGTCTCTGATTCCTCTCACGCCACTTACGTTTCTTTACCTGACGAACACGACGATTTGATTCTTAGTGATAAGATCCAATTAGGTCAATTCATTCATGTCGATAGAGTTGAGTCTTCTTCCCCTGTCCCGATTCTTCGTGGTGTTAGACCTGTTCCTGGTAGGCATCCTTGCGTTGGTGATCCTGAAGATATCGTAGCTACTCACTCTCTAGGGTTTCTTAGTGATGACAAG GTTATTGATAATGGTGGTGCTGCTGCTAATTCGAAACCCAAAGAGAGAGTTAAGGCACCTGTGATGAAAGGAGTGGTTTCTAATGGGAGTGGAAGTGACGGTGAGAGACTAGTAGGTAATAGACTGAGTGTTAGTATCTCTAGGGATGAATCTTCTTCTGAGGGTAAGAAGCCGTCGTCTGCTTTATTTCGAGCTAAATCTGCTAAGTCGGGTTTGAGTTTGGATGTTAAGAAGGAATCTTTGGGGAAGCTGAAGACTTCTTCTGGTTCTAAGTCTATACCTTCTTCGCCAACTAGTTGTTATTCACTGCCTAATTCTTTTGCGAAGTTTGCAAATGGGATTaagcagcaacagaatgtgAAGCCTAAGGTATTGGAGAAAGGTTCTCTTAGGATGGGGTTGGCAGATAAAGGGCGGTCTCTTCTCAAACCGGAGAGTCCAAGTGTGGGGAAAAAGCTTCCCATGATTAAGAATTTTGTGCAGGGGATTGAGTTTGGAGCTAAGGCGTTGAGGAAAAGCTGGGAAGGGAATTTAGACATCAGGAGTTCAGATAGATCTAAATCTACCCTTTCCAGACGTGATATAACCCCTGATTCCCGGAATTTAACA GCTGCACGGAAAAGCACATCGAGTGAGAAGTTGCCAAGCAAACAGGAGAGGGCTAATATATTTGCAAGATCATCGAAGGAGCAAAATAAGATGCAGCCTACCAAGAAAGTCGAGACAACCGGAATACTGGACACGAAAGACAAAACGAGTAGGCCTAAATCTAAATCTGTCGAGAAGAAATCTATTGCAGAGAATGGATTGCCTGGGAATTTGGTGAAAGTCCCTGTTAATGGTAAAAGATTAGCGGCGGGAGATATCCAGTGGAGTTCACTCCCTTCATCTCTTTCGAGGATGGGACAG GAAGTCTTGAGGCATAGAGATGCTGCCCAAGGTGTCGCAATAGAGGCCATGCAAGAAGCCTCTGCTTCTGAGAGCTTACTCCAATGCCTCAT tatgtACAGCGATCTTATGTCAACAGCGAAGGAAGATGATCCATTGCCAGTTGTTGAGCAGTTCCTGAAACTCCATTCTGGTTTGAAGAACGTTCAAATAGTAACGGAGTCATTGTCCAGATTAATTTGTCCGATGTCTTCCccagaaaatgaagaaaacaaatccgAGGAAGCTGTAAAAGCAGCATCAGAAAAACAGAAATTGGCAGCCTCGTGGGTCCAAGCTGCGTTGGTCACAAACTTATCGCCCTTCTCTGTCTACTCTAGCAAACCAGCCAAACTTGCTGCCTCCAAAAGCAAACCTGTAATCATACTTGAGAGCCCGGGTAGTAATTCCTCCGGTAAACCTCGTGGGAGTGTACAAAACAAGCCAACGATTGGATCTAAACTCGTAGCACAAGGCATGATTCGTAAACACAGGGAGAACAGTAGCAGCCAAAAGGCCACATCAGTAGCAGGTTCAGAGTCTCCACCGCTAAACTGGGTGAAAGGAAATGGTCTGAACGAGGCAACTGATCTTGCAGAGAAGTTGCAAATGGTTTCACAAGattggtttttgggttttgtagaGAGATTCTTGGACGCTGACGTGATTACATCTTCGAATCTGAATCTGTCTGATAATGGGCAGATCGCTGGGATGCTGTCTCAGCTCAAGAGTGTGAATGATTGGTTAGATGAGATTGGGtcgaaagaagatgaagaaggactAAAAGAAGTCTCTAAAGAAACAATTGATCGATTACGGAAGAAGATCTACGAGTATCTTTTGACACATGTAGAGTCGGCAGCTGCAGcacttggtggtggtggtggctccGTCTCTTCTCCTAGACCCAAACCAATCGAAACCAAagcaaagagataa
- the LOC104739470 gene encoding uncharacterized protein LOC104739470 isoform X2 → MANLVPGVLLKLLQHMNTDVKIAGEHRSSLLQVVSIVPALAGGELFPNQGFYLRVSDSSHATYVSLPDEHDDLILSDKIQLGQFIHVDRVESSSPVPILRGVRPVPGRHPCVGDPEDIVATHSLGFLSDDKVIDNGGAAANSKPKERVKAPVMKGVVSNGSGSDGERLVGNRLSVSISRDESSSEGKKPSSALFRAKSAKSGLSLDVKKESLGKLKTSSGSKSIPSSPTSCYSLPNSFAKFANGIKQQQNVKPKVLEKGSLRMGLADKGRSLLKPESPSVGKKLPMIKNFVQGIEFGAKALRKSWEGNLDIRSSDRSKSTLSRRDITPDSRNLTAARKSTSSEKLPSKQERANIFARSSKEQNKMQPTKKVETTGILDTKDKTSRPKSKSVEKKSIAENGLPGNLVKVPVNGKRLAAGDIQWSSLPSSLSRMGQEVLRHRDAAQGVAIEAMQEASASESLLQCLIMYSDLMSTAKEDDPLPVVEQFLKLHSGLKNVQIVTESLSRLICPMSSPENEENKSEEAVKAASEKQKLAASWVQAALVTNLSPFSVYSSKPAKLAASKSKPVIILESPGSNSSGKPRGSVQNKPTIGSKLVAQGMIRKHRENSSSQKATSVAGSESPPLNWVKGNGLNEATDLAEKLQMVSQDWFLGFVERFLDADVITSSNLNLSDNGQIAGMLSQLKSVNDWLDEIGSKEDEEGLKEVSKETIDRLRKKIYEYLLTHVESAAAALGGGGGSVSSPRPKPIETKAKR, encoded by the exons ATGGCGAATCTAGTCCCTGGTGTTTTGCTCAAGCTTCTCCAGCATATGAACACCGACGTCAAAATCGCCGGCGAACACAGGTCCTCTCTATTACAAGTCGTCAGTATCGTGCCCGCCTTAGCCGGTGGGGAGCTTTTCCCTAACCAGGGCTTTTACCTCAGAGTCTCTGATTCCTCTCACGCCACTTACGTTTCTTTACCTGACGAACACGACGATTTGATTCTTAGTGATAAGATCCAATTAG GTCAATTCATTCATGTCGATAGAGTTGAGTCTTCTTCCCCTGTCCCGATTCTTCGTGGTGTTAGACCTGTTCCTGGTAGGCATCCTTGCGTTGGTGATCCTGAAGATATCGTAGCTACTCACTCTCTAGGGTTTCTTAGTGATGACAAGGTTATTGATAATGGTGGTGCTGCTGCTAATTCGAAACCCAAAGAGAGAGTTAAGGCACCTGTGATGAAAGGAGTGGTTTCTAATGGGAGTGGAAGTGACGGTGAGAGACTAGTAGGTAATAGACTGAGTGTTAGTATCTCTAGGGATGAATCTTCTTCTGAGGGTAAGAAGCCGTCGTCTGCTTTATTTCGAGCTAAATCTGCTAAGTCGGGTTTGAGTTTGGATGTTAAGAAGGAATCTTTGGGGAAGCTGAAGACTTCTTCTGGTTCTAAGTCTATACCTTCTTCGCCAACTAGTTGTTATTCACTGCCTAATTCTTTTGCGAAGTTTGCAAATGGGATTaagcagcaacagaatgtgAAGCCTAAGGTATTGGAGAAAGGTTCTCTTAGGATGGGGTTGGCAGATAAAGGGCGGTCTCTTCTCAAACCGGAGAGTCCAAGTGTGGGGAAAAAGCTTCCCATGATTAAGAATTTTGTGCAGGGGATTGAGTTTGGAGCTAAGGCGTTGAGGAAAAGCTGGGAAGGGAATTTAGACATCAGGAGTTCAGATAGATCTAAATCTACCCTTTCCAGACGTGATATAACCCCTGATTCCCGGAATTTAACA GCTGCACGGAAAAGCACATCGAGTGAGAAGTTGCCAAGCAAACAGGAGAGGGCTAATATATTTGCAAGATCATCGAAGGAGCAAAATAAGATGCAGCCTACCAAGAAAGTCGAGACAACCGGAATACTGGACACGAAAGACAAAACGAGTAGGCCTAAATCTAAATCTGTCGAGAAGAAATCTATTGCAGAGAATGGATTGCCTGGGAATTTGGTGAAAGTCCCTGTTAATGGTAAAAGATTAGCGGCGGGAGATATCCAGTGGAGTTCACTCCCTTCATCTCTTTCGAGGATGGGACAG GAAGTCTTGAGGCATAGAGATGCTGCCCAAGGTGTCGCAATAGAGGCCATGCAAGAAGCCTCTGCTTCTGAGAGCTTACTCCAATGCCTCAT tatgtACAGCGATCTTATGTCAACAGCGAAGGAAGATGATCCATTGCCAGTTGTTGAGCAGTTCCTGAAACTCCATTCTGGTTTGAAGAACGTTCAAATAGTAACGGAGTCATTGTCCAGATTAATTTGTCCGATGTCTTCCccagaaaatgaagaaaacaaatccgAGGAAGCTGTAAAAGCAGCATCAGAAAAACAGAAATTGGCAGCCTCGTGGGTCCAAGCTGCGTTGGTCACAAACTTATCGCCCTTCTCTGTCTACTCTAGCAAACCAGCCAAACTTGCTGCCTCCAAAAGCAAACCTGTAATCATACTTGAGAGCCCGGGTAGTAATTCCTCCGGTAAACCTCGTGGGAGTGTACAAAACAAGCCAACGATTGGATCTAAACTCGTAGCACAAGGCATGATTCGTAAACACAGGGAGAACAGTAGCAGCCAAAAGGCCACATCAGTAGCAGGTTCAGAGTCTCCACCGCTAAACTGGGTGAAAGGAAATGGTCTGAACGAGGCAACTGATCTTGCAGAGAAGTTGCAAATGGTTTCACAAGattggtttttgggttttgtagaGAGATTCTTGGACGCTGACGTGATTACATCTTCGAATCTGAATCTGTCTGATAATGGGCAGATCGCTGGGATGCTGTCTCAGCTCAAGAGTGTGAATGATTGGTTAGATGAGATTGGGtcgaaagaagatgaagaaggactAAAAGAAGTCTCTAAAGAAACAATTGATCGATTACGGAAGAAGATCTACGAGTATCTTTTGACACATGTAGAGTCGGCAGCTGCAGcacttggtggtggtggtggctccGTCTCTTCTCCTAGACCCAAACCAATCGAAACCAAagcaaagagataa